The Lathyrus oleraceus cultivar Zhongwan6 chromosome 5, CAAS_Psat_ZW6_1.0, whole genome shotgun sequence genome includes the window AACAACCTTGTGGAgagaagttgttgccactgcATCATATATGCTCAACAGGTGTCCGACTaagaagctgaaggaaattgttcctttagagaagtggattggagataagcaaagtgtgagccatctgaaggtgtttggttgtgtttgttacaaacatgttccAGATACTAAGAGAAGGAAGTTGAATGACAAAAGCAAAGTTATGTTGCTTGGAGGGTACCACAATATAAGTGCTTATAAGCTCTATTGTCCTGTCACtaatgtaacacctcaaaatttgccctcctctcttgggactagcattaacatatttgcatttcattttaggacattaggcatttcatgttgcatatcatgtggttacattatgcaagccattctcccaagtcttgatcagaagatgaggaagtcaaaagtgcaagcctaggttactgactgatcatggccatctgaggattgggccgtgaattagggtttcatgattctcaagggtattggtcttcatattgattgaattgatacatcatcatcatggttggatgtcatcagaagattgaagaagattccttgagattagggttttgaccacaggtcaaccctaatcagttgtattgggccaatcagggctggatcaggagatgaggtttctgatggttatgaggttcattttgtgattatatggtgattattgaggctagggtttcacccttgagccatttcagttggagattggggttcaatttgatctatgcattgccagattcatctatcagatgaaaagtcaactgtggtcaactgtacatgatctgatggatttggaggtggaaatgagttggatacacttcattcatgttggaacaagtgttgaatgacatctcaaagcttaagaaggaagaaaatcaagtcaggacaaaaactgccaaaaatggaaagtgacttgtagctgaagtttccaaaaatggaaagtttttgacctcaaaaacagaagtccaaggaagcttcaaatgaaaaattgttcaacatgacagatgtagatcttgttctcacctttccaaaaagtccaagaacttgaaaatccaatgtgtggtttgcaagatatggctcagtgaatttcagaaaagaccgtaatcaggaggccataactaccacatactttgtccaaattgcaagttctttatatgcacaaactccatttgacatgtactttgagggtgcatcattggattttcccaaaaatggccaaggcaaaaagtcacttttcaactggacagctgaattggaccaggggcaaaatcgtccaaatgtcaaaataattggaatttttgaatgggactttttccaacacctcaggaatggcatttggagtgtgtttgaatattcatttcatgcataggccttttaaattgagatttggcttgaaaagtgaaatggtgaaaattggtcattttgcatacacatagtgaatttgagaatggagcaaccaatcAGCATGGGACAAGTTCCTACAGCTCATACATGATATTTAGGGGTTGTGTGAGGTGTCAAAACAGGTGTCAATGAGCTGGCTATGGAATTGACAATTTTGCCCTTATTTGCACAATTACCATTTTCACTTAACATGCCATTTAACTAATCAAGTGGATTAAGCATGGATTAGGCTCACATATATAATCAAAATCacttgctaatcataacagaatgcaCAATTACCAAGTTCAGATCTCAAAACTCTCCAAATTCTCAAGATTGCTCAAGAACACCAACACCTTCAAATCCAAGTTTCTTCACCAAACCTTGACCAATTTACACGATTCCTTTTGCATTCATCTTCTCTAATCATTATCTTGGACTGTTTTGGAAAGTTGGAGCATGAAGTGCATCGAATCGCAGCTGTCCAATATCACTCCATCCATGGTGAAATCGAAGTTTGAGCAATAGGAGCGAAATTGAAGGGAGCTGAGCTTCGCATCACCTTGCCACGAGCCTGCACTGCCACTGTTTCACCAAATTGCGCCTTGATTCCATCGGATTCGCTGCTGCCATAGCAGGTTGGTCAAAATTCGACCTCGAGCTTTCATTTAACTATTGTGTGCGTGTGGTAGAGTGTATCACGTAGATCATCATGCTGGTTTCGGAATTGAAAATGATCAATCGTAGGCGGAGAAATCTTAACTCGAAGTTTAGATCTAGAACCCTAAGTTCAACGATTCGCACGATTTAGGAAGTTTTAGTTTGATTAGAGTTGAGATTCATGTTCTACGTGTTGTAACGGTTCCAACGACTATAAGTTTGTTAGTTTTGGTTAGGATTCGTGAATTTGGTGTTCTTGAGCTCCATTGAAATTTCTGGAAATGTTGTGTGATGAAGACGATGAACAAGGCTGTTTGATCCAAAtttccatttgaaaattcaaaaatgcTGTTTCCCTCCCGCGCTCAAAATAATTACAGTTATGCCACTGTGcagttttaattaattcatttaatttctaaaaaaatatttaacactttaaaaaattcataaaaaatagtaaaaaattcctaaaaatatggagattttttccttgactttgttgacttgtgtaggatttttttgacctattggtcaaagttgtgcttggcaaatattttatttgacttagacttgtttcacatgtgtccatttttgatacattttggcaatttgatcatgaaatactcatatcataaaataaatggctgaaaatttttgtggtggttcttgactcattgaggattatttatatgtaaatttcatgaatttttgatacctggttagagagcagcaaattctggaacttaggtgtgacaatttgtgtcacacctcttgatgtcaacttgttgaatttaattggatgacctatgcatgttggaattggctgaaatttttcatgatgacttgttgacatgttaggatgcttgatgaatttttgtagaatttttcactgtattttcaatttgatcatgatttttcatttctggttgttgaaattgcaagctcatgtgatacatgttggtagattgattgggaaatcctcatattgtattgtatggccatgaaatttgatatgcatgaactagacacattgtgtgacctccctgttttggtctcatccatttctttgttgttttcaatgagatatgaatttttgaattggatgtatgcattgatggtgtgaattgaagcatgaaattgtgtctgtttttgatgaatttcattgacatggttccatttgcccaattaagctcaaatttgacatggtagaccttgattgacccctgtttaggtgtatttaatttgagaatttttggatgtgttttggcatggctttgaatgcaatacttctgtttgtatatttggtgcttcatttgaaccaatatggattgttttgtgcatgaattgaacttgatggatgatataaacatgagaccaaggatgtttgctcttgtttgatgttaatttgatgttggatggtggataccttgctgttttaacttttttcttgcttttggaccctaggcttggcctagtggtctagttactaatatttgcttgatttttcaggatcaaaagcatcatgtacatggagaatgatacaagttgattttaattgatgttgtggatgtttgtacactaacataacattgttttgtaggtgttggagcttgggcttaagccttgagcttgctttgtgttatattgtttaaactgtttgattgtttgctgtatagtttgtctaattgagtactgactgagtttgattgtttccaggtactttagttgctcagttccttgtgaactattgctttgctttgctttgcataagcaacttgcattgaggtaacttcttaaaacttcatgtagtctggagacccggctgttaccgggccgggcaaattgactgaagtcctccttaagaggcaatgcttgtgtatgtttatttttaagccaagcaggaaaagcccttcaagtaaggcaattggtggaaggtagggacaagcaacctgtcccccactattcagtgagtcttctccttgctcccattacatggttgtagcattgagatcaaaagcccaagatcttgtgcagtgcacattgtgtcagagtcatcgagtatagaagggttcccctattctggacccatgctcatttgtcagctctccctggttagggataagagctgtgaggtctgatcctcacttcatcctttcatctgcttcaccttagcctcgtaatggcaaggttaagagcaaacacagcctgtacagacgattgcttaggcagtcaaacctgattgattgagccccttgtttggctatagtgcgtgttatgtggatatctgattgacatgcttgtttgagatacctgttctcatttgatgatatatgattgtatgcttgtgtgctagcttctttcctggttaggttagtttgcttatgcaagtaggatagaaaaccgaacttagggttaacgatgcatgacaacattaggctcgagtctcagctccctagttgtgtatctttccccggtttctggttagcaatttagtccctttcaggggaactacatcgccctgatccttgttccagacaaggtatgtaggcaggtggtcgtgcgagaccactccgggcaaactttttcttttttgcgtgtgtttgcttgttatctgattgtgtgttttggctcggatgccgacgtaagcccaggattggctgtcgggctccacgtttgccgttttgagtgtgttttggttcggatgccgacgtaattccatccagtggttgtcgggctccatgtttgccacccttgcttgtttgtgttgtttgtgttgtttggcgtgcgtaagccgaactacagaggctctgattcttgttccagacaagatatgtaggcataaggtgcgataccttatcgagctcgttcctcttaaccccacctgtgttccccgtgtgtgtgtgtgatgtttagcaaccttttctttattctaggacgtggatccctaggagtacctaggacgtgaggggtgctaataccttcccctcgcgtaaccgactcccgaaccttttctctctggtcgcgagaccatgtctttccaggtttctctgagcgtttcctttccctatcttgggataaataacgtttagtggcggctctgtgtgttatttctttttagctcgccggttgatttttcgcaggatgcgacaacTAACAAGGTTGAATTCAATAGAGATGTCATTGTGAAGGAATTAGAAGcgtgagattggagtaagtctAAATCCAACTCTGGTGTAAAGTTAACCTATTAAGATGAGTCAGAATCAGAAAATGATTTTGAAGGTGACTTTGAAGGCGAGTCTGACTCTGGAGGTAAATTTGATTCTGACCCAGATTCTTATGGTGATTTAGACTCTGGTGGAGATCCAGACTTTGGGAATATTCTAGATTCTGAAGGTGGTCATGCCTCTGAAGGTGGTATTTCTGGGGTTCCAGCATCGGATGTTGTTCCAGCTTCTGAAGGATATTCTGAACATGCTcagaggccacaaagaatcagaagTATACCAAGAAGGTTTGTAGAGTTTGGCATGCTGCAAGATACTGAAGTAGACTATGAACCAGTTAGTATTGAAGAAGCgctcaagaagaaagtgtggctGAAGGTCATTAAAGAAGAActtgaggctatagaaagaaacaagacttaGAAGTTGACTTAGCTTCTAAAGGACAAGAAAGCCATAAGTGTCAAATGGGTTTTCAAGGAGAAACTGAAGCCATGTAGATCAATTGGCAAACAAAAAGCAAGGTTAATAGCAATACGATTCCTATAGAAACCTGGGTTAGATAACTTTGAAGTGTTTGCTCCTGTAGCGAGACATCAAATAATCAGACTGGTGATTGCAATAGTTGTTAACATGCATTGGCCTTTGATGCATCTGGATGTGAAATCTACATTTTTGAATGGTTCATTGCAAGAAGATATATATGTGTCACAACCTCTTAGATTTGAGAAAAAGAATCAGTAAGGGATGGTGTACAAGTTACAAAAAGCATTGTATGGAGTCAAAGTTGATCGAAGAAGTACTTATGAATACTTGTTTAAGTATATGGGAAGTCCTATTTCTTGGTGCTCTAAGAAGCAACCAattgttgctttgtcaacctgtgaagcAGAATATATTGTAGGTGATGTGGTCGTATGCCAAGCTCTTTGACTTCTGAATTTACCGCAGGATTTGAAGATCAAGATAAACAAGCCTCTGAAGCAGATGATTGATGACAAGTttgcaatcaatcttgccaagaaCCTAGTTGCATAGGACAAGCAAACATATTGATACTAAGTATCATTTTTTGAGAAGTCAGGTTCATAATAGAGTGCTAGAAGTTATGCATTGTAGCATCCAGAAGCAGctggcagatgttctgacgaaagtgattaagactgatcaatttctccaATTGAGGGATAAAATTGTTGTTATCCGTTTTGATTAGTTAAATCTTGAATTAAGGGATGACGTTTAAGGGTAATTCAATATTTTAGTATTTTGCCTACATGGTATTATTATTTGCGTGTATATAGTATTGTAGCTGTCAATAGTTGTATCCACTTAGTATTGCAGTGTAGTGTGTGTGCAACCATTTTGTTGTAACCGTTTTAACAGAGTAATGGAAGTTtgttattctctcttctctctcttcttccatcttcatcttgTGTACCAACAGTTGTAACTAAATAACTAAAAGTTAGTTATTTAAAGTCTAACTACTTTTCAAGCTTACTTTCCATACAAGTGTAATATGTCACTTATACATTCACTCATTCAATCAATGAGATGATTCTAATCGTTCTTTCTCATCATGAATCTCGCAAACTACAATATGGTATCAAAATAAATCTTTTGATTTTCTCTTACTTCTGCTCCTTTCTGATCCCTACTATGTTCTTGTTTCACAACCTTTAACTAGTGATAATTTCAATTATTTGCACCTTGCCATATTATTGGCTCTTGATGGCAAGAAAAAAACTAATTTTGTGGACTGCACACTTCCAAAACCAAAAGATCATTGTTTTAAATCTCGTTAATGGATGTGCGACAACAATATTGTTTCTTCTTGGCTACTTAACTTGGGATGTTGGTTTGTATTTTTTAGCGGGGATCCCCATGGGGATTTCCCCGTTCAAGCCCCAAAGATGGGGAAGTTCCACCTGTGGAGGCAGGGATGGGAGAAAATTTTCCCCCGAGACTCTTATCAAGTTGTATTCTCTTTACACCTCTGATTTCATATCAAGTGTAGTTTTACCCAAATATCTTGATAGTTTATTATAGAGTCAAATGTGTCTTTCTTTAGTgcttgagcatttgaagtctcttgcttgtgtgtTTGAGGATAAAAGTCTCTACTTAAGGGTTTAAGCATTGGAAGTCTCTTTCTTGTGTACCCAAGCATAAAGTTCTCTTAGTTGAGGGTTTGATCAATGGAAGTCTCTTGCTTGGTGCTTGAGCATTTGTAATTAGTTTGGTTATAGTCAAAATCCCTTGGAAGTACAAGGGGACTGGACTAATCTCAAATTGTAAGAGGAACTAGGATAACTGTTGCATGTCTTTGCTTTTACTTTCCTTGTTTCTGCTCTTATCATTCCGCTGCTATCAACTGTATAACTCTGAGTCAGATTTTGGTTCAAAATTTGATAAGGACTTTCATAAGTTAGTAACTCTGAGTCAGACTATGAATTGAGTGTTCAGAATCTAATTGAGACCAATCAGAAGCAGAAAATAAAAATCTTATAAAAGAAAAATCCAACGCAATTCAACCCtcttcttgtgtttttctcaccttcatctTATTTCCTTAGGAGAAGTGGATCAACATGTCGACTTTGATTTCTCTCTGGTCGAGGAACGCATTTTCTCATATTTCCCATGATTGGGACAGAAGGGAGCACTTAGGGCAAGAAAGTTCTTAATGACGAACAATATATGAGCATTGCCCCTCTTGAGGGCTCCAACTATCCCGCCTTTATTAGGCCTTTCGTAGATATATTACTACACCAGGAGGGCCAAACATTCTCATTTAGTTGGTCTTCAGGAGTACAAGTAAATGATCAATATGTTGATCGTTACAGATGTTATATGGACACTTTACATATCTGACACTGATGGAACACTTTATGTATGAGGCAAAAACTAAGGTATATATGTTACACCTTTTATGATGTACTATCTTAGCAGATACGTCTCATGTATAAGATGATTCCAAATACATATCCCTGTTTGCTGAGTTTGAGCATCTCAACTAGGCATAAGGGTCTGTTACTTTGATGGTATTATATACTATAGTACTTGTTTAAAAGTATAAGAGTGAGTGGTATTTCGGCTATGAAGATAACTTCATGCCATAGTAATTGATGGTGGTGTATGGGTCTGTTGCGTTGACTATTGAGGATGTCATATGGATACCTTACGTAGACCATCAAGTGCATCAAGAGTTTGATGACACTACCCTTTTTTGGGTTATCTGCGATGAGGGAGTTTTGTGGCTAGATATTTACCTGAGAGGTGTATGCGCCAGTTTGAGTATGTTCAGGGCATCCCTAGACTAGTCCCAATTGTGCCATATGAGGGTATTCATAGATGGTTTAAGTCTAACATTATCAGCATCACCATCATTATTATTCAAAATTCAGTGTGGGTGTCTTATTCTAGGCAGTGTCAAGATGGTTACATATAGTGGTACTTTACAATATTACACTCTTGCATCATCCCACATGTTCAACCTGCAGACGATGTCGAACCTTTCCATGATGGAGGACCTTCATATGATGTGTCACCGCCTCCACCTGGCATGACTGACCAACAACGGGTGTAAAGGATAAAATTTATTTTTGATAACCTCATGGGTTTGGTAAACTCAGATAGTGAGATCTATACCGGGTTGTCTGAGATAACACACATTGCTCGTGGTGGACCTGAGTATATTTTAttagtttgtttattttttttttgttcttGACATTATTTTGATTTTGTAACGGATTATTTGTATAGTAATAAATTTTAACTTAACATTTTATTAGATGAAAATGAACATAACTTAACACAAACACTGCTTAACATAACTTAACAAGAAAATAACATGCACAAAACTTAAACAATATTGAATAACTCCAGACGTTTCAAAATCTTGATAATATCATCAAAAAATCTCGCAATTGACGAATTCACCTCAATTAGGCCATTTGTTTTATATCGTGATATATGTTCCACATAACTTTCAATTTTTCATTGACCCTCAACTCAAAGTTGTTGAACTTTATCTTTCCTTCATTATCAATTAATAGTGAACGATACTCAGTCTTAATCACCTTTTTATTATTGGTGTGGTGCATTAGATTAAACAATTTGGATTTCAGAATAATAGGAGGGGTATCCTATGTGAGCCTAAAATCAAGAGCAGTTTTCACACCATGAAGTGCACAAATGCGAGATACTAAAATTGAGGCATTGTGAAATATTTTCGATAACAACATATGGTGCCTATttatacaattttttttaatgtcCTATAATTTTTTTTGCATTGTTAGAGAAAATTTTCTaacacattaataaaaaaaataagaaagATATTTTTGATATTAAATTTTTTTGAATGATATAAATAAAACTTAAAGGATGTCGTAAAGAAATCTTAGAGAAAATGAATCATCTCCCATTTAAAATTGCAAGGACCCGCGCAAAACAAATTTGCAAATAGCTAAACTCAAAAAGTAAAAAGTCTACCCCACCTAATTGGATCTCATTGGTCTGTTTTATAAGTAACGGATCGCCACGTAAGTGACAGTGAGCCACCGATAAGTTATCATCCAACGGCGTTTCATTTTTTCTGTGCAAAATTCGTATAATGACCGTCATGGTATAAAACCTCGCCAACGCTTTCTCCGATAGCAACCTCACAGTCTTCCTCACTTTCTCACAACACATCGAAAATCGCTTGAAGAATCTAGTTTTCGAACTTCAAAATGGACGCAAGCACAAAGGTGAAGAAGGGAGCAGGAGGAAGGAAAGGAGGAGGACCAAGGAAGAAAGCCGTGACCAGATCTGTCAGAGCCGGACTTCAATTTCCAGTCGGAAGAATCGGTCGATTCTTGAAGAAAGGTAGATATGCTCAGCGTGTTGGTACCGGTGCTCCCGTTTACCTGGCTGCCGTTCTCGAATATCTTGCTGCTGAGGTAAGTTGATTAACTTCAGTTTTGTAATAGAATGGATTGATAATTTGAATTTTGAAACCTAATTTTGATAAATTGAAATTTGGTGTTTGTGAAGGTTCTTGAGTTGGCTGGAAATGCAGCACGTGACAACAAGAAGAAAAGTATCAGTCCAAGGCATTTGTTGTTAGCTGTGAGGAATGATGAAGAGCTTGGAA containing:
- the LOC127087147 gene encoding histone H2A.1-like → MDASTKVKKGAGGRKGGGPRKKAVTRSVRAGLQFPVGRIGRFLKKGRYAQRVGTGAPVYLAAVLEYLAAEVLELAGNAARDNKKKSISPRHLLLAVRNDEELGKLLAGVTIARGGVLPNINPVLLPKRNENAASSTPKSPSKAKKSPKKA